A stretch of the Vitis vinifera cultivar Pinot Noir 40024 chromosome 16, ASM3070453v1 genome encodes the following:
- the LOC100267583 gene encoding probable (S)-N-methylcoclaurine 3'-hydroxylase isozyme 2, translating into MDPDTVTADISIFSFLYALLLLPFLVILKHIFLKPPPLPPGPYPWPIIGNLLQMGKNPHAKLANLAKLHGPLMSLRLGTQLMVVASSPAAAMEVLKTHDRALSGRYLSSSVPVKNPKLNHLSIVFAKDCNTNWKNLRAICRMELFSGKAMESQVELRERKVTELVEFLATKEGEVVKVMDLVFTTICNILSNKFFSMDLCDFEDEGRVGGALKDLIHKNAEFGATPNLSDYYPILGGLDIQGINRKAKEMFERIPTTWEDILKERRTQRSNRSSHRDFLEALLEIGFEDDQINQVILELFSAGAETSSLTVEWAMAELIRNQDAMDKLRGELRQIVGESPVRESHLPRLPYLQACVKEALRLHPPAPLLLPHLAAETCQVMGYTIPKDSQIFVNIWAMARDPKIWDDPLSFKPERFLDSKLDFKGNDFEYIPFGAGRRICPGLALGGRQVPLILATFVHLFGWSLPGNMDSAQLDMEEWLVITLRKEQPLRLVPRVRK; encoded by the exons ATGGATCCAGACACGGTCACAGCAGATATCAGTATCTTCTCCTTCTTGTACGCTCTTCTTTTGCTACCATTTTTGGTCATCCTCAAGCACATTTTCCTCAAACCTCCACCACTTCCACCAGGTCCATATCCATGGCCTATTATCGGAAACCTCCTTCAAATGGGGAAGAACCCTCATGCCAAACTAGCCAACCTCGCCAAACTCCATGGCCCACTCATGTCCCTCCGCCTCGGTACACAACTGATGGTGGTGGCGTCCTCGCCTGCAGCAGCAATGGAAGTACTCAAGACCCATGACCGGGCCCTCTCTGGCCGGTACCTCAGTAGCTCAGTTCCAGTGAAGAACCCTAAACTCAACCATTTGTCAATAGTGTTTGCCAAGGACTGCAATACAAACTGGAAGAATTTGAGAGCTATTTGCCGGATGGAGCTGTTTTCGGGCAAAGCAATGGAGTCTCAGGTGGAGTTGAGGGAGAGGAAGGTGACGGAGTTGGTGGAGTTTTTGGCAACAAAGGAAGGTGAAGTAGTGAAGGTTATGGATCTAGTGTTTACTACTATTTGTAATATACTAAGCAATAAATTTTTCTCAATGGATCTTTGCGATTTTGAGGATGAGGGTAGAGTTGGGGGAGCATTGAAGGATCTCATACATAAGAATGCAGAATTCGGCGCTACTCCAAATTTATCAGATTATTATCCTATATTGGGTGGATTGGATATCCAGGGTATTAACAGGAAAGCCAAGGAGATGTTTGAGAGGATTCCCACTACTTGGGAGGACATTCTCAAAGAAAGAAGAACGCAAAGGAGTAATAGATCCAGCCATCGAGACTTCTTGGAGGCTCTGTTAGAAATTGGGTTTGAAGATGATCAGATCAACCAAGTGATTCTG GAGCTGTTCAGTGCTGGGGCAGAAACTAGTAGTTTGACGGTAGAATGGGCAATGGCAGAACTGATAAGAAACCAAGACGCCATGGATAAACTCCGCGGAGAACTCAGACAAATAGTCGGTGAATCTCCAGTAAGAGAATCCCATTTGCCTCGTCTGCCCTATCTCCAAGCCTGTGTGAAAGAGGCACTGAGATTACACCCTCCAGCACCACTACTCCTTCCTCACCTTGCCGCGGAAACATGCCAAGTCATGGGCTACACAATTCCGAAAGACTCGCAAATATTTGTGAACATTTGGGCGATGGCGAGAGACCCCAAGATTTGGGATGACCCATTGAGCTTTAAACCAGAAAGGTTTCTGGATTCAAAGTTGGACTTCAAGGGAAATGATTTCGAGTATATACCATTTGGCGCAGGAAGGAGAATATGCCCAGGATTGGCTTTGGGTGGTAGGCAAGTTCCCCTGATCCTAGCGACGTTTGTCCACTTATTTGGTTGGTCCCTTCCGGGCAACATGGACTCTGCCCAGCTAGACATGGAGGAATGGTTGGTTATTACATTGAGGAAGGAACAGCCGCTACGCCTTGTTCCTAGGGTTAGAAAATAG
- the LOC100245281 gene encoding probable (S)-N-methylcoclaurine 3'-hydroxylase isozyme 2 has product MDSDTVTADISLSSFVYALLLLPFLLILKHIFLKPPPLPPGPYPWPIIGNLLQLGKNPHVKLASLAKLHGPLMSLRLGTQLMVVASSPAAALEVLKTHDRTLSGRYVSSSLSVKDPKLNHLSLAFAKECTNNWKNLRTICRTEMFSGKAMESHVELRERKVMELVEFLATKEGEVVKVMDLVFTTICNILSNTFFSMDLCDFEREGLKDFIYRAAELGATPNLSDFYPILDGLNLHGSKKKSKEALGRILATWEGTLKERRKQKNPGSSHRDLLEAFLEIRFEDDQINQVILELFSAGADTSTLTIEWAITQLIRNPDVMYKLRDELTKIIGESPVRESHLPHLPYLQACVKETLRLHPPAPLLLPHRAMETCQVMGYTIPKDSQVFVNIWAMGRDPKVWDDPLSFTPERFLDSKLEFKGNDFEYIPFGAGRRICPGMALGARQVPLVLATLVHLFDWSLPDNMDSAQIDMEEWLVITLRKENPLRLVPKYFIKNYGLCDHEDVAQTSTYFTDLK; this is encoded by the exons ATGGATTCAGACACAGTCACAGCAGATATCAGCCTCTCCTCTTTCGTATACGCTCTTCTTCTGCTACCATTTTTGCTCATTCTCAAGCATATTTTCTTGAAACCTCCACCACTTCCACCGGGTCCATATCCATGGCCTATCATCGGAAACCTCCTCCAACTGGGGAAGAACCCTCATGTCAAACTCGCCAGCCTCGCCAAACTCCATGGCCCACTCATGTCTCTACGCCTCGGTACACAGCTGATGGTGGTGGCATCCTCGCCTGCAGCAGCACTTGAAGTACTCAAGACCCATGACCGGACACTCTCTGGCCGGTACGTAAGTAGTTCACTATCAGTCAAGGACCCTAAACTTAACCATTTGTCACTAGCGTTTGCCAAGGAGTGCACCAACAACTGGAAGAATCTAAGAACCATTTGCCGGACGGAGATGTTTTCAGGCAAAGCAATGGAGTCTCATGTGGAGTTGAGGGAGAGGAAGGTGATGGAGTTGGTGGAGTTTTTGGCAACAAAGGAAGGTGAAGTGGTCAAGGTTATGGATCTAGTGTTTACTACTATTTGTAATATACTGAGCAATACGTTTTTTTCAATGGACCTTTGTGATTTTGAGCGTGAGGGTTTGAAGGATTTCATCTATAGAGCTGCAGAGTTGGGGGCTACTCCAAATCTATCAGACTTTTATCCTATATTGGACGGATTGAATCTGCACGGTTCTAAGAAGAAATCCAAGGAGGCGCTGGGGAGGATTCTCGCTACTTGGGAGGGGACTCTCAAAGAAAGAAGGAAGCAAAAGAATCCTGGTTCCAGCCATCGAGACCTCTTGGAGGCTTTTTTAGAAATTAGGTTTGAAGATGATCAGATCAACCAAGTGATTCTG GAGCTCTTCAGTGCCGGGGCAGACACTAGCACATTGACAATAGAATGGGCAATTACACAGCTGATTAGAAACCCAGATGTCATGTATAAACTTCGAGATGAACTCACAAAAATAATCGGTGAATCTCCAGTAAGAGAGTCCCATTTGCCTCATCTGCCCTATCTCCAAGCCTGTGTGAAAGAGACCCTGAGATTGCATCCTCCAGCACCACTACTCCTTCCTCACCGAGCCATGGAGACATGCCAAGTCATGGGCTACACAATTCCAAAAGACTCCCAAGTATTTGTGAACATTTGGGCTATGGGGAGAGACCCCAAGGTTTGGGATGACCCATTGAGCTTCACACCAGAAAGGTTTCTGGATTCAAAGTTGGAATTCAAGGGAAATGATTTCGAATATATACCATTTGGGGCAGGGAGGAGAATCTGTCCAGGAATGGCTTTGGGTGCTAGGCAAGTTCCCTTGGTTCTTGCAACGTTGGTCCACTTGTTTGATTGGTCTCTTCCGGACAATATGGACTCCGCCCAAATAGACATGGAGGAGTGGTTGGTTATTACATTGAGGAAGGAAAATCCACTGCGCCTTGTTCCTAAG TACTTCATCAAGAATTATGGCCTCTGTGATCATGAGGATGTCGCTCAAACATCAACTTATTTTACTGATTTGAAATAG